A genomic stretch from Rubripirellula reticaptiva includes:
- a CDS encoding ATP-binding protein, translating into MAAPSPEVFEKLASFYLGKHYDLSGGKLQDDLLMYDAKDLCTHAMCVGMTGSGKTGLCLSLLEEAALDGIPAICVDPKGDLANLLLAFPEMRPEDFRPWLEPSDAVRKGKTLDELATDTAAMWKKGLAAWGQTPERVQRFKDSVDIAVYTPGSNTGLPLTVLKSFDAPPKEVLGDSDAMRERVTGAASGLLTLLGIEADPLLSREHILISSIFDHCWREGRDVSIGDLIGLIQSPPITRVGVLDLDSFMSSTDRSKLAMTLNNLLASPAFSTWLEGERLSIQRLLYTAEGKPRLSILSIAHLSDTERMFFVTILLNELLAWMRTQSGTSSLRAMFYMDEVAGYFPPVKNPPTKPPMLTLLKQARAFGLGITLATQNPVDLDYKGLSNIGTWFLGRLQTERDKARVLEGLEGASVQSGQPFDRNKMEQMLASLGNRVFLMNNVHDDGPSVFQTRWAMSFLAGPLARDQISRLMADRKATMAAAKTSSGESVAGQAAKPTRPVAPQGVSEQFLNPNMVSASDSVIVYRPAVVAEGSLHFVRSSADVDTWIDEKRMVSCAAGVPDDFWEASKPLPADADFADEPESDYKFSDLPTELLSASNFKSLEKQFKDYLYRHHTMTLYKGPLIKEYAPAGSNEVEARNHFKQAAREALDLATEKLRDKYAAKMKSIDTKIQSAQERVDRESEQYNQAKMSSIISVGASILGAFLGNKVASRTNVSKVSTAARGASRAAQQRSDVVRAEETLKQLAMDMHDLDAELNEELEALGKQYRVEDWELETLVIPPRKSDLKITDPWILWTPWQVDSNGIATPLF; encoded by the coding sequence ATGGCTGCACCATCACCCGAAGTCTTCGAAAAACTTGCCTCGTTCTACCTTGGCAAACACTACGACCTCAGCGGCGGCAAATTGCAAGACGATTTGCTGATGTACGACGCCAAGGATCTTTGCACTCACGCGATGTGCGTCGGCATGACGGGCAGCGGCAAGACCGGTCTTTGCTTGTCGTTGCTCGAAGAAGCCGCCCTCGATGGCATTCCAGCGATCTGCGTCGATCCGAAAGGGGACTTGGCGAACCTGCTGCTTGCGTTTCCTGAAATGCGGCCGGAAGATTTCCGGCCGTGGCTGGAACCATCCGACGCCGTCCGCAAAGGAAAAACGCTGGACGAATTGGCGACTGACACTGCCGCCATGTGGAAAAAGGGACTTGCGGCCTGGGGACAAACGCCTGAGCGAGTCCAGCGGTTCAAAGACTCGGTTGACATCGCCGTCTACACACCGGGCAGCAACACGGGTTTGCCGCTGACGGTGCTGAAGAGTTTTGATGCGCCGCCCAAAGAAGTGTTGGGCGACAGCGATGCGATGCGTGAACGCGTCACCGGTGCGGCATCCGGTCTGTTGACGCTATTGGGGATCGAAGCCGACCCGCTTTTGTCTCGCGAACACATTTTGATTTCATCGATCTTCGATCACTGCTGGCGAGAAGGACGCGACGTTTCGATCGGTGATTTGATCGGATTGATCCAGTCGCCTCCGATCACTCGTGTCGGTGTGTTAGATCTGGATTCGTTCATGTCGTCGACTGATCGATCGAAACTAGCGATGACGCTGAACAACTTGTTGGCGTCGCCAGCCTTTTCGACATGGCTCGAAGGCGAACGACTTTCGATCCAGCGACTATTGTACACGGCGGAAGGTAAACCGCGACTGTCAATCCTGTCGATCGCTCACCTCAGCGATACCGAGCGGATGTTCTTTGTGACGATCCTGCTGAACGAGTTGCTGGCGTGGATGCGAACGCAAAGCGGCACCAGTTCACTGCGCGCGATGTTCTACATGGACGAAGTCGCGGGCTATTTTCCGCCGGTCAAAAACCCGCCGACCAAACCACCGATGCTGACGCTTCTGAAACAGGCACGCGCGTTCGGGCTGGGCATCACGCTAGCGACGCAAAACCCGGTCGACTTGGACTACAAGGGACTGTCTAACATCGGCACCTGGTTCCTGGGCCGACTGCAAACCGAACGCGACAAAGCTCGGGTGCTTGAGGGGCTCGAAGGGGCGTCCGTTCAATCAGGTCAACCGTTCGACCGCAACAAGATGGAACAAATGCTGGCGTCGCTTGGCAACCGAGTGTTTTTGATGAACAACGTTCACGACGACGGACCGAGCGTCTTTCAAACTCGCTGGGCAATGTCGTTCCTAGCCGGCCCGCTAGCGCGGGACCAAATCAGCCGATTAATGGCTGACCGAAAAGCGACGATGGCGGCGGCCAAAACATCCAGTGGCGAATCGGTCGCCGGCCAAGCCGCCAAACCAACTCGCCCGGTCGCTCCCCAAGGCGTTTCGGAACAATTTCTAAACCCGAACATGGTTTCCGCGTCGGATTCAGTGATCGTCTATCGCCCCGCTGTGGTCGCCGAAGGATCACTGCACTTCGTCCGCAGCAGCGCCGACGTGGACACGTGGATCGACGAGAAACGAATGGTGTCCTGCGCCGCCGGCGTGCCAGATGATTTCTGGGAAGCAAGCAAGCCATTGCCCGCCGATGCGGACTTCGCAGATGAACCGGAATCGGACTACAAGTTCAGCGACCTGCCAACGGAACTGCTCAGCGCATCGAACTTCAAATCGTTGGAAAAGCAATTCAAAGATTACCTGTACCGTCACCACACGATGACGTTGTACAAGGGCCCGCTAATCAAGGAGTATGCGCCGGCTGGATCAAATGAGGTGGAAGCTCGCAACCACTTCAAACAGGCGGCTCGCGAAGCCCTGGATTTGGCAACGGAAAAACTGCGTGACAAGTACGCGGCAAAGATGAAGTCGATCGACACGAAAATCCAATCAGCACAAGAACGTGTGGACCGCGAATCCGAACAATACAACCAGGCAAAGATGTCGTCGATCATCTCGGTCGGCGCCTCGATCCTGGGTGCGTTCTTGGGCAACAAAGTGGCCAGCCGCACGAATGTGTCGAAGGTGTCGACGGCCGCTCGAGGTGCCAGCCGAGCGGCTCAACAACGCAGCGATGTCGTCCGCGCCGAAGAAACGTTGAAGCAACTGGCGATGGACATGCACGACCTCGATGCCGAACTCAATGAAGAACTCGAAGCACTTGGCAAACAATATCGCGTCGAAGATTGGGAACTGGAAACACTGGTGATTCCGCCAAGAAAGAGCGACCTGAAGATTACCGATCCATGGATCCTGTGGACGCCATGGCAAGTCGATAGCAACGGAATCGCGACGCCACTTTTTTAG
- the trpD gene encoding anthranilate phosphoribosyltransferase, which produces MPSRSIPAFQAAIRQATSGQDLSIDQTSELIDAMLRGEASEDVVGELLLALRAKGESVTELVGAAQAMRRHMTRIPHHHELLLDTCGTGGSGSGTFNISTAVAIVASACGVAVAKHGNRKATSLSGSADVLEQLGVRIESDAQGVAERLDSIGICFCFAAKLHPAMKHVVGVRRKLGVKTLFNLLGPLCNPAGATHQLLGTSSTDAQAKVAAAIEQLGTTRSFVIHASDGQDEVSLDGNTTAIEVTPAGQSTLQWSPADFGLSPATAASLSAADPVESAAIIQHIFAGKPGAPRDTVLAGTAAALLLVGKVSNIGQGVTQAAEAIDAGLAKTKLAELRG; this is translated from the coding sequence ATGCCTTCTCGTTCAATTCCTGCATTTCAGGCCGCCATCCGACAAGCCACCAGCGGTCAGGATTTGTCCATTGACCAGACCAGCGAGTTGATTGACGCGATGTTGCGGGGCGAAGCCAGTGAAGATGTCGTTGGCGAGTTGCTGTTGGCGCTGCGGGCAAAGGGGGAATCGGTTACCGAATTGGTCGGTGCCGCCCAAGCAATGCGGCGTCACATGACCAGGATTCCTCACCATCACGAGCTCCTGCTGGATACCTGCGGTACCGGCGGCAGCGGCAGCGGAACGTTCAATATCAGCACGGCGGTCGCGATCGTCGCATCGGCCTGTGGCGTAGCGGTCGCCAAGCACGGCAATCGCAAAGCAACCAGTCTGAGCGGTTCGGCGGATGTGCTGGAACAGCTAGGCGTTCGCATCGAATCCGATGCCCAAGGCGTTGCCGAGCGACTCGATTCGATCGGCATCTGTTTTTGCTTCGCCGCCAAATTGCATCCGGCGATGAAGCATGTCGTTGGTGTGCGCCGAAAGCTGGGCGTCAAAACGCTGTTCAACTTGTTGGGACCGCTTTGCAATCCCGCCGGTGCAACGCACCAATTGCTGGGCACTTCATCGACCGACGCGCAAGCGAAGGTCGCCGCTGCGATTGAACAGCTGGGAACGACACGCTCGTTCGTGATCCATGCGTCGGACGGTCAGGACGAAGTTTCCCTCGACGGAAATACGACCGCGATTGAAGTGACGCCCGCGGGACAGTCCACATTACAGTGGTCACCTGCCGATTTTGGGCTATCGCCGGCGACCGCAGCTTCGCTCTCTGCCGCTGATCCTGTCGAAAGCGCGGCAATCATCCAACACATCTTCGCTGGAAAGCCTGGTGCGCCTCGCGACACGGTGCTGGCCGGAACAGCGGCGGCGCTGTTGTTGGTCGGCAAGGTTTCAAACATCGGCCAAGGAGTCACGCAAGCGGCCGAAGCGATCGACGCCGGCTTGGCAAAAACGAAGCTAGCGGAACTTCGTGGCTAA
- a CDS encoding YheT family hydrolase codes for MTEMLHRNPDSFQPPPFVPHPIFRGGHLQTITPVGGRSQESLLKSLAPTAIPVKVSDGDSIVLHEDLPCVSDAIVSDNRNLADPEMAGASVLLVHGLTGCHAADYMVRLADRFTRRGLRVFRMDMRGFGAATDLTRNLSHAGRSDDCLAALRAIAERCPSGPIFAIGISLGAGQLLRAMGRVGAGLDATPTWIDRFSGLAAVCPPLDLTRCSDNMQRLRLRPYNRYFIRSLLSRIPPGVRDRHDFAACVAGSRPRTLRELDDRFTAPLSGFASAADYYDASSSCHVVGSISVPTLVLTAVDDPIVPVDCFRGDQPWSDSTRLMVLPTGGHVGFIDRRRRSWMDDVLEKWVMG; via the coding sequence ATGACCGAGATGTTACACCGAAACCCTGATTCTTTTCAGCCGCCACCGTTCGTTCCGCACCCGATTTTCCGCGGCGGTCATCTGCAAACGATCACCCCCGTCGGAGGCCGGTCGCAGGAATCATTGCTGAAGTCGCTGGCGCCGACGGCAATTCCCGTGAAAGTCTCCGACGGCGACTCGATCGTGCTGCACGAAGATCTTCCCTGTGTTTCAGATGCCATTGTTTCAGATAACCGAAACTTGGCGGATCCCGAAATGGCCGGCGCCAGCGTTTTGCTAGTTCACGGTCTGACCGGATGCCACGCTGCCGACTACATGGTTCGGTTGGCCGACCGCTTTACTCGTCGCGGTTTGCGGGTTTTCCGGATGGACATGCGAGGATTTGGTGCGGCGACTGATTTGACGCGCAATCTTTCGCACGCCGGACGCAGCGACGATTGTTTGGCGGCCTTGAGGGCGATTGCGGAACGTTGCCCAAGTGGGCCAATTTTCGCCATCGGCATTTCGCTCGGCGCTGGCCAATTGCTGCGAGCGATGGGGCGAGTCGGCGCGGGTCTGGACGCCACGCCAACATGGATCGATCGATTTTCCGGTTTGGCAGCCGTTTGCCCGCCGCTGGATTTGACCCGTTGCAGCGACAACATGCAGCGACTGCGATTGCGGCCGTACAACCGATACTTCATTCGGTCGCTATTGTCGCGAATTCCGCCGGGCGTGCGAGACCGCCACGATTTCGCCGCCTGCGTGGCGGGATCGCGTCCCCGGACGCTTCGCGAACTGGATGATCGGTTCACGGCGCCGCTGAGCGGTTTTGCCAGCGCCGCCGACTACTACGATGCTTCGTCATCCTGTCATGTGGTCGGCTCGATCAGTGTGCCCACGTTGGTTTTGACCGCGGTGGACGACCCGATTGTTCCTGTTGACTGTTTTCGTGGCGATCAGCCGTGGTCCGATTCGACCCGGTTGATGGTTTTGCCCACCGGTGGTCATGTCGGTTTCATTGACCGACGCCGGCGGTCGTGGATGGACGACGTGCTTGAAAAGTGGGTCATGGGTTAG
- a CDS encoding sugar phosphate isomerase family: protein MSRPISKVAPGWWDYTTLDESLLADAAKLTAEDVAQLSRPGFSVRVIDTAEEFYLAEALEYINAWRRSTADRPTGICGPIGPTEQLPLVARLVNELEIDIRDAHFWGMDEWVDEIGKPVPAEHPLSFAKADMQMCFDKIHPRLCMPKSHLHFPTGDLDAYSKSFDQIDCLVMQGGQGEVKHWAFNDPPKREGDFVDAPPSAAEYRELAARVTDLHPMTIIQNARTSGGGQVALVPTQAATVGPVETWKSKRVSIWHGGQHDNPFGIRLTSLMISKGIADSSVPMSLLADHGDVQFTFLRSGIGVCETEMH from the coding sequence ATGTCACGTCCGATCAGCAAAGTGGCACCTGGGTGGTGGGACTACACGACCCTCGACGAATCGTTGCTTGCCGATGCCGCCAAGTTGACCGCCGAAGACGTGGCCCAACTTTCGCGGCCTGGGTTCTCGGTTCGCGTCATCGACACGGCCGAAGAGTTCTATCTTGCCGAGGCGCTCGAATACATAAACGCTTGGCGACGTTCAACCGCCGATCGGCCGACCGGAATTTGCGGCCCGATCGGTCCCACCGAGCAGTTGCCGTTGGTGGCTCGTTTGGTCAACGAACTTGAAATCGACATTCGCGACGCTCATTTTTGGGGCATGGATGAATGGGTCGACGAGATTGGCAAACCGGTCCCGGCGGAACACCCGCTTAGCTTTGCAAAAGCGGATATGCAAATGTGTTTCGACAAAATTCATCCTCGCCTGTGTATGCCAAAATCGCACCTGCATTTTCCGACGGGTGATTTGGACGCCTATTCAAAAAGCTTTGACCAGATTGATTGTTTGGTGATGCAGGGCGGTCAAGGCGAAGTCAAACACTGGGCGTTCAACGATCCGCCGAAACGTGAAGGCGATTTCGTCGATGCGCCTCCATCCGCCGCTGAGTATCGTGAACTTGCCGCTCGCGTCACCGACCTGCACCCGATGACGATCATTCAGAATGCAAGAACCAGTGGCGGTGGCCAGGTCGCGCTGGTGCCGACCCAGGCGGCGACGGTGGGACCTGTCGAAACGTGGAAATCAAAACGCGTTTCAATCTGGCACGGTGGTCAGCACGACAACCCGTTTGGCATCCGTTTAACGTCGCTGATGATTTCCAAAGGGATCGCCGATTCATCCGTGCCGATGTCGTTGCTGGCCGATCATGGGGATGTCCAGTTCACGTTTTTGCGATCCGGTATCGGTGTTTGCGAAACCGAGATGCATTGA
- a CDS encoding BatA domain-containing protein has protein sequence MTFLNATLVFGTLAAIIPIVLHLIARREPRKVVFPSIAFLTKRLETNRSKLKVRRWWLLAMRIAAIAALAVALARPAIHQSMSLTWLTIALVVALGVALLAMASVAIVNGQSKNVSMGLAGGALAAIVVAGIWGAYTYASGPAVSVESNEPLAFAIVMDNSPTSAWRDAEGPRIERMRGIAVEIASRLPPTSRIAVIDRSMAPAAFSMDIGGAISQIEQVEPRQVVGPLASRIDAAARLLRTSDLESRQILLITDLSDATWDESLSESGLIDVLGQDSPIGLSIFDLGPMKGSNRSLSIPRLADATPASGVPTPISTTLSYSIYGVETEANNRTDDSKSASTPRSVAVDLEMFESDPSLPVIRDGVVVYPAVRSVDRTSATIEPGGSSDLLMTIPSLPIGTHHGRIRLSGDDAMPLDDVRYFSLSVLPPSRVLIISDDVDEAEAIGRVIASENSDKFQIERIGSPDLEAADLSEYDVVVVLDPVANVLTSNVIIDYARGGGGVLVALGPGAGNDATASAIAGNLVRRWRVPDPGAFMQVTSASSTVTDVVATDTPWSDFRIRQYWQVDLLPNDQTLIQYSNTDHPALFERTIQPDDAAATKSKGRVLVMTTPIPALVKTTRSWNDLFASDPWPAWLLVRQCVEYLSDRSDWNATSLVGRPTTIRWHETRTTDNAASDASRSATVAADDSTRLQLFPPSGASPIPIEVSPLASQVVVSETPRAGTYWLRGAEIGLGFSANLPAEAITDGRIDESRLDTIFGPQGYKITTQPKRIELSGNAANARVSLQSPAMLLALIVFLLEQILSNRFYRHRT, from the coding sequence TTGACGTTCCTCAACGCCACCTTAGTTTTCGGCACGCTGGCCGCGATCATTCCGATCGTGCTGCACCTGATCGCGCGTCGTGAACCTCGCAAGGTCGTTTTTCCATCGATCGCGTTTCTGACCAAGCGACTGGAAACCAACCGCAGCAAGTTGAAAGTCAGGCGGTGGTGGTTACTGGCCATGCGAATCGCAGCGATCGCCGCGCTCGCGGTCGCGTTGGCTCGGCCGGCAATCCACCAATCGATGTCATTGACTTGGCTAACCATCGCCTTGGTCGTTGCGTTGGGCGTGGCGTTATTAGCGATGGCATCAGTCGCGATCGTAAATGGCCAATCCAAAAATGTGTCGATGGGATTGGCCGGCGGAGCGTTGGCAGCAATCGTCGTGGCCGGAATCTGGGGTGCGTACACGTACGCGTCTGGCCCCGCGGTTTCAGTTGAATCGAACGAGCCACTTGCCTTTGCCATCGTGATGGACAACTCGCCGACGTCCGCGTGGCGTGACGCCGAAGGCCCGCGGATCGAGCGGATGCGGGGGATCGCGGTAGAGATCGCGTCGCGGTTGCCGCCAACCAGCCGAATCGCGGTGATCGATCGATCGATGGCCCCCGCAGCGTTCTCGATGGACATCGGTGGTGCGATTTCACAAATCGAACAAGTTGAACCGCGGCAAGTCGTCGGACCGTTGGCGTCGCGAATCGATGCGGCGGCTCGGCTGCTGCGAACGAGCGATCTCGAGAGCCGCCAAATCCTGTTGATCACCGATCTTTCCGACGCGACTTGGGATGAATCGCTGTCCGAATCGGGGCTGATCGACGTGCTTGGGCAAGACTCACCCATCGGATTGTCGATCTTTGACTTGGGGCCAATGAAAGGATCCAATCGCTCGCTGTCGATTCCCCGCTTGGCCGACGCGACGCCTGCGAGCGGCGTGCCGACGCCGATCTCAACGACTTTGAGCTATTCGATTTACGGAGTCGAAACAGAAGCCAACAACAGAACCGACGATTCGAAATCGGCAAGCACGCCGCGATCAGTTGCTGTCGACCTAGAAATGTTCGAATCCGATCCGTCGTTGCCGGTCATTCGCGACGGCGTCGTTGTCTATCCGGCGGTGCGCAGCGTCGACCGCACCAGCGCGACGATTGAGCCGGGTGGTTCCAGCGATTTGCTAATGACGATTCCCAGCCTGCCCATCGGCACGCATCACGGGCGAATTCGCTTGTCTGGCGACGATGCGATGCCGCTGGATGACGTCCGCTACTTTTCATTGTCGGTCTTGCCGCCATCACGAGTCTTGATCATTAGCGATGACGTCGACGAAGCCGAAGCGATTGGACGTGTGATCGCGAGCGAGAACAGTGACAAGTTTCAAATCGAACGGATCGGATCACCCGATTTGGAAGCCGCTGATCTAAGCGAATACGACGTGGTCGTCGTGCTCGATCCGGTTGCCAACGTGCTGACCAGCAATGTGATCATCGACTATGCCCGTGGTGGTGGCGGAGTGCTAGTGGCACTCGGTCCAGGCGCTGGCAACGACGCAACAGCATCAGCCATCGCTGGCAACTTGGTCCGTCGCTGGCGGGTACCAGATCCAGGCGCGTTCATGCAAGTGACCTCGGCGTCCAGCACCGTCACCGACGTGGTTGCCACCGACACGCCGTGGAGCGATTTTCGAATACGACAATACTGGCAGGTCGATTTATTGCCGAACGATCAAACCTTGATCCAGTATTCCAATACCGACCACCCGGCGTTATTTGAACGAACGATTCAACCTGACGATGCGGCCGCAACGAAATCCAAGGGCCGAGTCCTGGTGATGACGACGCCAATTCCAGCACTGGTCAAAACGACTCGGTCCTGGAACGATCTGTTTGCGTCCGACCCGTGGCCAGCCTGGTTGCTGGTTCGGCAGTGCGTCGAGTATTTGTCCGACCGCAGCGACTGGAACGCAACCAGCTTGGTCGGCCGCCCAACAACGATTCGATGGCACGAAACGAGAACCACCGATAATGCGGCGAGCGATGCGTCGCGGTCAGCAACAGTCGCAGCAGACGATTCAACTCGGTTACAGCTATTTCCGCCCAGCGGAGCCTCGCCGATTCCAATCGAAGTCTCGCCGCTCGCATCGCAGGTCGTCGTCAGCGAAACGCCCCGCGCGGGAACGTATTGGCTGCGTGGAGCGGAAATAGGACTAGGATTCTCGGCCAATTTGCCGGCCGAGGCGATCACCGATGGGCGAATCGACGAATCCCGCCTCGACACCATTTTCGGCCCACAGGGCTACAAGATCACCACCCAACCGAAGAGAATCGAATTATCCGGCAATGCGGCAAATGCTCGGGTATCGCTGCAATCCCCAGCGATGCTGCTGGCATTGATCGTTTTTTTGCTGGAACAGATCCTGAGCAATCGTTTTTACCGACACCGCACCTGA
- a CDS encoding 2Fe-2S iron-sulfur cluster-binding protein, giving the protein MPKLTVQGVGTFEIPAGKRLVKALTEDAGTDQLHACGGQSRCTSCRVKFVEGEPNKMTESEKEVLKVREITEAGVRLSCQIVCETDMTVEIISRLEGSGRKDQGSACADSIEPEPVWMKK; this is encoded by the coding sequence ATGCCAAAATTAACGGTACAAGGTGTCGGAACTTTCGAAATTCCGGCCGGAAAACGACTCGTCAAAGCCCTGACCGAAGACGCTGGCACGGATCAACTGCACGCATGTGGAGGCCAGTCTCGCTGCACATCGTGCCGAGTCAAGTTCGTCGAAGGTGAACCGAACAAGATGACGGAGTCCGAAAAAGAAGTCTTGAAGGTCCGAGAAATCACCGAAGCTGGCGTTCGATTGAGTTGCCAGATCGTCTGCGAGACGGACATGACCGTCGAAATCATCAGCCGCCTCGAAGGCAGCGGCCGCAAAGACCAAGGGTCCGCCTGTGCGGACAGCATCGAACCCGAACCGGTTTGGATGAAAAAGTAG
- a CDS encoding nucleoside hydrolase produces the protein MNRKIIIDCDPGIDDAIAIAIALFDPRLDVLAITATAGTVDAEQATRNVTSIVNQLDPARYPRIGMATPPSDAPVSDDSHLNGPDGLGDCRFDVPSRQNPTPSEKIICELVNQYPDEVTLVCLGPLTNLARLCRRDPSVIPMINNVVISGGSVGYPGNATPVAERNMFFDPGSAEEVFASATTKSLVPLDVTEEVLFGVDLLEHLPDKSTKAGQLLHKLLPFAFRTAHQKLGRELIPLYDATTLLSIVEPDLFQWEGMAGRVETKGELTRGVTVFDQRLRPEWPMNMEVAIEVDADEAQAAIKRALRYTGRHA, from the coding sequence ATGAACCGCAAGATTATCATCGATTGTGACCCAGGAATTGACGACGCCATTGCGATCGCCATCGCCCTATTTGACCCGCGTTTGGACGTCTTGGCGATCACGGCGACCGCCGGCACGGTCGACGCCGAACAGGCCACCCGCAACGTCACTTCCATCGTCAACCAACTCGACCCCGCTCGCTACCCTAGGATTGGGATGGCGACGCCGCCGTCGGATGCTCCGGTCTCGGACGATAGCCACCTGAACGGGCCGGACGGGCTGGGGGATTGTCGATTCGACGTCCCGAGCCGCCAAAACCCGACGCCGAGCGAGAAGATCATCTGCGAACTGGTAAACCAATATCCCGACGAAGTGACGCTGGTCTGCCTGGGGCCGCTGACCAACTTGGCTCGTCTGTGCCGCCGCGATCCGTCGGTCATCCCCATGATCAATAACGTCGTCATCAGCGGCGGATCGGTGGGCTATCCGGGCAACGCGACACCGGTGGCCGAACGAAATATGTTTTTCGATCCAGGCAGTGCCGAGGAAGTCTTTGCATCGGCGACCACGAAAAGTTTAGTGCCGCTCGACGTGACCGAAGAAGTCTTGTTTGGTGTCGACCTGCTGGAACATTTGCCCGACAAGTCGACCAAAGCGGGCCAGTTACTGCACAAACTGCTGCCATTCGCGTTCCGCACGGCCCACCAAAAACTCGGCCGCGAACTGATCCCGCTCTATGACGCGACGACTCTATTGAGCATCGTCGAACCGGACTTATTCCAATGGGAAGGCATGGCCGGCCGAGTCGAAACGAAGGGCGAATTGACTCGAGGCGTAACCGTCTTTGACCAACGACTTCGCCCCGAGTGGCCGATGAACATGGAAGTCGCGATCGAAGTCGACGCCGATGAAGCCCAGGCGGCGATCAAACGGGCACTTCGCTACACCGGACGACACGCGTAA
- the thpR gene encoding RNA 2',3'-cyclic phosphodiesterase, translating to MSTTRSFIAIPLSREITKGAVHLINRLKESGDGIKWVPTDNLHLTLKFLGDIETNDIPKISSVVRGVVEEFESFDLHFGGTRALPSPDKARELSAGIDDPSGSLVKMVENLELDLAELGFKREPRDYVPRLTLGRTRGGSRKASAEVVERVQAADAFELGTMGVEQVLMIGSFLDKTGPTYHVLDTIEL from the coding sequence ATGTCTACCACACGTTCATTTATCGCCATACCGCTGAGCCGCGAGATCACCAAAGGCGCGGTTCACTTGATCAATCGCTTGAAGGAATCCGGCGATGGAATCAAATGGGTTCCGACCGACAACTTACACCTAACGCTAAAGTTTCTGGGCGATATCGAGACCAACGATATCCCCAAGATCAGCAGCGTGGTCCGTGGTGTCGTCGAGGAATTCGAGAGCTTTGATTTGCACTTTGGGGGAACCCGTGCTTTGCCGTCGCCCGACAAGGCTCGCGAATTATCCGCCGGCATCGATGACCCCAGCGGATCGCTGGTCAAAATGGTCGAGAACCTGGAACTGGATCTGGCCGAACTGGGGTTCAAACGAGAACCCCGCGACTATGTTCCTCGGCTGACGCTGGGACGAACCCGTGGCGGCAGCCGCAAGGCGAGCGCCGAAGTCGTCGAGCGAGTTCAAGCAGCCGACGCGTTTGAATTAGGCACCATGGGTGTCGAGCAAGTCCTGATGATCGGCAGCTTCTTGGACAAGACCGGCCCAACGTATCACGTGCTCGATACGATCGAGCTGTAA